Proteins encoded within one genomic window of Candidatus Berkiella cookevillensis:
- a CDS encoding pyridoxal-phosphate dependent enzyme, which translates to MEYKSNILECIGSTPLVKLNKVVDSKSATILVKCEFLNPSGSIKDRIAHYIIEQAEKAGKLKPGGIIVENTSGNTGLALAMVAAVKGYRCIFTMPDKMSLEKINMIKSFGAEVVVTPTDVAGDSPDHYVNTAKRIAQELPNAFYVNQYHCKENIDAHYHSTGKELWQQTKGKFDAFVAGTGTGGTISGVGRYLKEKNKDIKIIGVDPIGSIHYDYFYTKKLVEPQIYKVEGIGEDILCEALDFSVVDEMIQTNDKEAFVTARRLIREEGLFCGGSSGAIVFGALQVAKRLGPGKTVITVLTDSGSRYISKFLNDAWMKDHGFSNTGNELGSVYDLMQTQNQALLTARVNETVKDLITKLKNNGISQMPIVDENNKPMAIVHEIDILHKLQAGDIRYESLAHEVAQPLKGIVSPNSSLMNLNKIFDQEQVAIVVDKEKLVGIISKIDMIEYMMRKMNG; encoded by the coding sequence ATGGAATATAAAAGCAACATCCTGGAATGTATCGGTTCCACCCCACTCGTAAAATTAAACAAAGTCGTTGATAGTAAGAGCGCAACGATTCTCGTAAAATGCGAATTTCTAAATCCAAGTGGTTCCATTAAAGATAGAATTGCTCATTACATTATCGAACAAGCGGAAAAAGCTGGCAAACTTAAACCTGGTGGTATCATTGTTGAAAATACCTCTGGTAATACCGGGCTTGCGCTGGCAATGGTTGCCGCAGTGAAAGGCTATCGATGCATTTTTACCATGCCTGATAAAATGAGCCTGGAAAAAATCAACATGATCAAATCTTTTGGTGCAGAAGTCGTGGTAACCCCTACAGATGTAGCAGGCGACTCACCCGATCATTATGTCAATACAGCCAAAAGGATTGCACAAGAATTACCCAATGCATTCTACGTCAACCAATATCACTGTAAAGAAAACATTGATGCACATTACCATTCAACCGGCAAAGAATTATGGCAACAAACCAAAGGAAAATTTGATGCCTTTGTCGCCGGTACCGGAACAGGAGGTACTATTTCTGGTGTTGGTCGCTATCTCAAAGAAAAAAACAAAGATATTAAAATCATCGGCGTCGATCCAATTGGCTCAATACATTACGATTATTTTTATACAAAAAAATTAGTTGAACCTCAGATCTATAAAGTAGAAGGCATTGGCGAAGATATCTTATGTGAGGCCTTAGATTTTTCCGTTGTTGATGAAATGATACAAACCAATGATAAAGAAGCCTTTGTCACAGCACGACGCTTGATTCGTGAAGAGGGCTTATTTTGTGGTGGCTCTTCAGGTGCCATTGTATTTGGCGCACTACAAGTTGCTAAAAGGCTGGGGCCTGGAAAAACGGTCATCACGGTATTAACAGATTCTGGTAGTCGCTATATCTCTAAATTTTTAAATGATGCATGGATGAAAGATCATGGATTTTCAAATACAGGCAATGAACTCGGCTCCGTCTATGATCTCATGCAAACACAAAACCAAGCCTTGCTCACGGCAAGAGTCAATGAAACAGTCAAAGACTTGATTACTAAACTCAAAAACAATGGTATTTCACAAATGCCCATTGTTGATGAAAACAATAAACCGATGGCCATTGTGCATGAAATTGACATTCTCCATAAGTTACAAGCAGGCGATATTCGCTATGAGTCTCTCGCACACGAAGTGGCACAACCTTTAAAAGGCATTGTATCTCCCAATAGCTCACTCATGAATCTCAATAAAATTTTTGATCAAGAGCAAGTTGCTATTGTGGTCGACAAAGAAAAACTCGTGGGTATTATTTCAAAAATCGACATGATTGAATATATGATGAGAAAAATGAATGGATAA
- a CDS encoding DUF885 domain-containing protein codes for MKKLSYLLLLMIPPAFANPSIDNGTTPMSIVATKTVSELANDYETQYFTYFPELALFWGKTNVPQNKFSNHGYQNELNWQALQDQWLEELSHIDEAKLINSSEHTTFQLLKESLENAKATRICKETLWNVNPLRGWHIELGVISSKQPLSTPQERKQALERWATVPQLVKDEISNLKLGLTQGYTAPKPVVERVIKQLDLMIPSEIEASPFYAMADRAHDTTFRKKIAEIIKLKINPSIKEFRDFLQSEYLPKARTEIGLSALPNGETCYLAKIKESTTLAIDPKAIYSFGENHMAALEKEIGQIGLSEFNTLDTSTIFQKAIQSSHNYFKTEEDILIYNTKALERARAKLPQWFHTLPKAACIVTPYPMHRAQTGAAGEYHPATEDGKTPAMFYINAYDPPNKSRVDQEATLFHELLPGHHLQVALAQEEKSHHPVDSYLWNAGFGEGWALYSERLANEMDLYNDNISKLGMLSNEALRTARLVVDPGIHVFGWTRQQAIDFMRKHTALDRNVIEGEVDRYIMMPGQATSYMLGKREIDTLREYSKSILKEKFDIRDFHDQVLKHGAVTLPMLRANIMSWLETERKA; via the coding sequence ATGAAAAAACTATCTTATTTACTCTTATTAATGATACCCCCTGCTTTTGCCAATCCTTCTATAGATAATGGAACCACACCTATGTCAATTGTTGCAACAAAAACGGTCTCTGAGCTTGCAAATGATTATGAAACCCAATATTTCACTTATTTCCCTGAACTAGCACTTTTTTGGGGAAAAACAAATGTGCCACAAAATAAGTTTTCAAATCATGGCTACCAGAATGAATTAAACTGGCAAGCACTTCAAGATCAATGGCTAGAAGAGCTTTCCCACATAGATGAAGCAAAATTGATTAATTCTTCTGAACACACTACTTTTCAGTTACTGAAAGAGTCTCTTGAGAATGCAAAAGCAACGCGTATTTGTAAAGAAACGCTTTGGAATGTAAATCCATTAAGAGGCTGGCATATAGAATTGGGGGTTATTTCAAGCAAACAACCTTTAAGTACGCCACAAGAAAGAAAACAAGCGCTCGAAAGGTGGGCAACTGTTCCTCAGTTAGTGAAAGATGAAATTAGCAATTTAAAATTAGGTTTAACACAAGGTTATACTGCACCTAAACCTGTTGTGGAACGTGTCATCAAGCAATTAGATCTGATGATTCCAAGTGAAATAGAAGCCTCTCCTTTTTATGCCATGGCAGACAGAGCACATGACACGACCTTCAGAAAAAAAATTGCTGAAATCATTAAATTAAAAATCAATCCATCCATTAAAGAATTTCGTGATTTCTTACAATCAGAGTATTTACCCAAAGCCAGAACAGAAATTGGCTTATCTGCCCTTCCAAATGGCGAGACCTGTTATCTGGCAAAAATTAAAGAAAGCACGACTTTAGCAATTGACCCTAAAGCAATTTACAGCTTCGGTGAAAACCATATGGCTGCTTTAGAAAAAGAGATTGGCCAAATTGGATTAAGCGAATTTAATACGCTTGATACATCAACCATTTTTCAAAAAGCGATTCAAAGCTCACACAATTATTTTAAAACAGAAGAAGACATCCTCATTTATAATACCAAAGCACTTGAAAGAGCGCGTGCTAAACTCCCTCAATGGTTTCATACCTTGCCTAAAGCCGCCTGCATTGTAACCCCTTACCCGATGCACCGCGCCCAAACAGGTGCAGCTGGCGAATATCATCCCGCAACAGAAGATGGTAAAACCCCCGCAATGTTCTATATCAATGCCTACGATCCACCTAACAAAAGTAGAGTAGATCAAGAAGCAACTTTATTTCATGAGTTATTACCAGGGCACCATCTCCAAGTTGCACTTGCACAAGAAGAAAAATCACACCATCCTGTAGACAGCTATTTATGGAACGCAGGCTTTGGTGAAGGTTGGGCGCTGTATAGTGAACGTCTTGCCAATGAAATGGATTTATATAACGATAATATTTCAAAATTAGGCATGCTTTCTAATGAAGCATTACGAACCGCTAGACTTGTTGTTGACCCAGGCATCCATGTATTTGGCTGGACTAGACAACAAGCGATTGATTTTATGCGCAAGCACACAGCCTTAGATAGAAATGTCATTGAAGGTGAAGTCGATCGTTATATCATGATGCCAGGCCAAGCAACCTCTTATATGTTAGGTAAGCGCGAGATTGATACATTAAGAGAATATTCAAAATCAATTTTGAAAGAAAAATTTGATATTCGTGATTTTCATGATCAAGTACTCAAACATGGCGCTGTAACCTTACCTATGCTACGTGCCAATATTATGAGTTGGCTTGAAACAGAAAGAAAAGCTTGA
- a CDS encoding trans-sulfuration enzyme family protein has protein sequence MDKKYKFKTRAIHAGFSGDATGAVMPPIYLSTTYKQREPAKPIGDFEYSRSSNPNRSYLETALASLEGGTHGLCFSSGCAALATLLQSLAPNSHVVIGDDVYGGTVRLFAKVFAEKGITFSQVDCSDATAFKNALKPNTQLIWVETPSNPMLKITDIAQICEIKSKYASKAYVFIDNTFATPYLQNPLECGADGVCHSTTKYIGGHSDVVGGALIVKEDTLAENLRFYQNAMGAVPSPMDCFLLLRSLKTLGIRMEEHCKNAEKIVDFLHTQPCVKQIHYPGLKNHLHHDVARTQMRGFGGMISANFNFNIEQVKKLLGRLQLFTLAESLGGVESLIEHPALMTHATVSPQQRKLLGIDDGLLRFSVGIEESDDLIDDLKQALSNL, from the coding sequence ATGGATAAAAAATATAAATTTAAAACAAGAGCAATCCATGCAGGGTTTTCAGGAGATGCAACCGGCGCAGTGATGCCACCGATTTATCTGAGTACCACCTATAAACAGCGCGAACCCGCAAAACCAATCGGTGATTTTGAATACAGTCGCTCAAGCAATCCTAACCGCAGCTATCTAGAAACAGCGCTTGCTTCTTTAGAGGGGGGTACACACGGTTTATGCTTCTCATCAGGATGCGCAGCCTTAGCAACACTTTTGCAAAGTTTAGCGCCCAATTCACATGTGGTGATTGGGGATGACGTATATGGTGGCACAGTACGATTATTTGCGAAAGTATTTGCAGAAAAAGGGATCACTTTTAGCCAGGTCGACTGTTCAGATGCAACAGCATTTAAAAATGCTTTGAAACCAAACACGCAGTTAATTTGGGTGGAAACACCTTCCAATCCAATGCTCAAAATAACAGATATTGCTCAAATATGTGAAATAAAATCAAAATATGCCTCCAAAGCTTATGTATTTATTGACAATACTTTTGCAACACCTTATTTACAAAACCCTTTAGAATGTGGTGCTGATGGCGTTTGTCATTCTACAACAAAATACATCGGAGGACATTCAGATGTCGTAGGTGGTGCCTTGATTGTTAAAGAGGATACTTTAGCTGAAAATTTAAGATTTTATCAAAATGCAATGGGCGCTGTACCCTCTCCGATGGACTGTTTTTTATTGCTCCGCTCGCTAAAAACACTGGGTATACGCATGGAGGAACATTGTAAAAATGCTGAAAAAATTGTTGATTTTCTCCACACTCAACCTTGTGTAAAGCAAATTCACTATCCAGGTTTAAAAAATCATCTCCATCATGATGTGGCACGCACACAAATGCGTGGTTTTGGTGGCATGATAAGTGCCAACTTTAATTTTAATATCGAGCAAGTTAAAAAATTATTAGGTCGCTTACAATTATTTACCTTAGCAGAATCTCTGGGTGGCGTTGAATCGCTCATTGAACACCCCGCACTGATGACGCATGCAACGGTATCACCACAACAAAGAAAATTATTAGGCATTGATGATGGTTTACTACGCTTCTCTGTTGGCATTGAAGAGTCAGACGATCTAATTGATGATTTAAAACAAGCGCTTAGCAATCTTTAA
- the pncB gene encoding nicotinate phosphoribosyltransferase: MMSSPMITSLLDTDLYKFTMMQCIFHQLKPVTACYEFTCRKNIDLTTLIADIQRQLELFCELQLTPQEANYLKNLPFFTEDFIHYLKNLKLDPKQVTIQKTASLSIHIEGSWLDTILFEVPLLAIISECYYKKHYPNYSLSEGRARLQSKITEIKHHTTDYDFSFSDFGTRRRFSKEWQREVLLTLQEALPHCLAGTSNLAFAHSLGLNPIGTMAHEYLQAFQVLATDIKHSQALALSVWLKEYHGALGIALTDALGVDQFLTEFNHDLSQRFSGLRHDSGDPLLWTDKILAHYQKMHIDAQEKCLVFSDSLTIAKAIHIYHYIKKRAKPMFGIGTHLMNDVGLAALDIVIKMTEVNGTAVIKYPDTPGKIVSTNEQRLNYLKKELKLKSLV, from the coding sequence ATGATGTCTAGCCCTATGATTACTTCTTTGCTAGATACAGATTTATATAAATTCACAATGATGCAATGCATTTTTCATCAGCTTAAGCCCGTCACTGCGTGCTATGAATTTACCTGCCGTAAGAATATTGATTTAACAACACTCATTGCCGATATTCAAAGGCAACTGGAACTGTTTTGTGAATTACAACTCACGCCCCAAGAAGCCAATTATCTCAAGAATCTTCCCTTTTTCACGGAAGATTTCATACATTATTTAAAAAATCTCAAGCTCGACCCCAAGCAAGTAACGATTCAAAAGACAGCAAGTTTAAGCATACACATTGAAGGCTCATGGCTAGATACGATTTTATTTGAAGTTCCATTACTGGCGATCATTAGTGAATGCTATTACAAAAAGCACTATCCCAATTACTCTTTAAGCGAAGGAAGAGCACGATTACAATCCAAGATAACAGAAATAAAGCATCATACAACAGACTATGATTTTTCTTTCTCTGATTTTGGTACAAGGCGCCGCTTTAGCAAAGAATGGCAAAGAGAAGTATTGCTAACGTTACAAGAAGCATTGCCTCACTGTCTTGCTGGTACCAGCAATCTTGCTTTTGCTCATTCTCTTGGATTAAACCCAATCGGTACGATGGCACATGAATATCTACAAGCTTTTCAAGTACTAGCCACAGATATTAAACACTCTCAAGCATTAGCGCTCTCTGTTTGGTTGAAAGAATATCATGGTGCGCTGGGTATAGCACTCACGGATGCGCTGGGAGTCGATCAGTTCTTAACCGAATTCAATCATGATTTGAGTCAGCGATTTAGCGGTCTTCGTCATGATTCAGGGGATCCTCTGCTCTGGACAGATAAAATATTAGCCCATTATCAAAAAATGCATATTGATGCACAAGAAAAATGTCTTGTTTTTAGTGACAGTCTAACCATCGCTAAAGCAATTCATATTTATCATTATATAAAAAAGCGAGCAAAGCCGATGTTTGGTATTGGCACTCATTTAATGAATGATGTGGGACTCGCTGCTTTGGATATTGTGATCAAAATGACAGAAGTGAATGGCACGGCTGTTATCAAATATCCAGACACACCTGGAAAAATAGTTTCTACAAATGAACAACGCCTTAACTACTTAAAAAAAGAACTTAAGCTCAAGAGCCTCGTATGA
- a CDS encoding adenylyltransferase/cytidyltransferase family protein — translation MKQVGVLGASFNPPTLGHKNVILQSLDVFDLVILVPSLKHPFNKKLVSSIHRVAMLKRCIDALPEVYRAKTMLMNVEAMLLANSQQQYIYTFDVLQKLQRYFEIIGEPVALRFIMGPDNAQNSVWKKFYKHAEIDKRWPPFVVKESIKVHSEQARTLIKTLSHKPHELKNALKPFLEESIIHYILQNNLYVE, via the coding sequence ATGAAGCAGGTTGGTGTGTTAGGTGCGAGCTTTAATCCCCCTACTTTAGGTCACAAAAATGTGATTCTACAGTCTTTAGATGTTTTTGATCTCGTTATTCTGGTTCCGAGCTTAAAGCACCCCTTTAATAAAAAACTGGTCTCCAGCATACATCGGGTGGCTATGCTCAAAAGATGTATTGATGCTTTACCTGAAGTCTATCGCGCTAAAACAATGTTAATGAATGTTGAAGCCATGTTATTAGCCAACAGTCAGCAGCAATATATTTATACTTTTGATGTATTACAGAAATTACAGCGTTATTTTGAAATTATAGGTGAACCAGTCGCATTGCGATTTATTATGGGGCCTGATAATGCACAAAACAGCGTTTGGAAGAAATTTTATAAGCATGCAGAAATTGATAAACGCTGGCCACCTTTTGTTGTTAAGGAAAGTATAAAAGTCCACAGTGAGCAGGCGAGAACTTTAATAAAAACCTTAAGCCATAAACCCCACGAATTGAAAAATGCATTAAAACCTTTTTTAGAAGAGTCAATCATTCATTATATTCTTCAAAATAACTTATATGTTGAGTAG
- a CDS encoding NUDIX hydrolase, with amino-acid sequence MSKSNLQVSLEIVLFSLIAEKLHVYVQNCATAPYIDKYCLPHGDILFTEDNTIEEAIMRTLKALQFKSLSYIEQVKTIGGIARDPRGWSLAVVYYGFVAVDKMIDSTNIQWIAIDDLQANDFAFDHALIVQESHQRLKSKALYTSLPAFLLPEEFTLTDLQKAYEAVLDCKIEKKSFRRRMLDAHILAETEKVRRANHRPAQVYQLIDQTPHIFNRIIEGARH; translated from the coding sequence ATGAGCAAGTCTAACTTACAAGTCTCTTTAGAAATTGTGCTCTTTTCACTCATTGCTGAAAAGTTACATGTCTATGTTCAAAATTGTGCTACGGCGCCTTATATTGATAAATATTGTTTGCCACATGGTGATATTTTATTTACAGAAGACAACACCATTGAAGAAGCCATTATGCGTACGCTTAAGGCATTACAATTTAAAAGCTTGTCTTATATAGAGCAAGTTAAAACCATTGGTGGTATAGCGCGTGATCCAAGAGGATGGTCTTTGGCGGTTGTGTATTATGGGTTTGTGGCTGTTGATAAAATGATTGATAGTACAAATATACAATGGATAGCCATTGACGACTTGCAAGCCAATGATTTTGCTTTTGATCATGCTTTGATTGTGCAAGAGAGTCATCAACGCCTTAAAAGTAAAGCTTTATATACTTCTTTGCCTGCATTTTTACTCCCAGAAGAGTTTACCCTTACTGATTTGCAAAAGGCATATGAAGCGGTGTTGGATTGTAAAATTGAAAAGAAATCCTTTCGTCGCAGAATGCTGGACGCGCATATTTTGGCAGAGACAGAAAAGGTGAGAAGAGCAAACCATAGACCTGCTCAAGTGTATCAGTTGATTGATCAAACGCCGCATATATTTAATCGCATCATAGAAGGGGCGCGGCATTAA
- a CDS encoding nicotinamidase, protein MLELESKIHIASLDVDAQNSFTPICPNELPIPLGHEIVHELNQQGTFAQLRIGTKDAHPANPVWLANQNQPTLSAISGYQNVDVRWPQHCVPGSLGFKLIEGLPHPQDYDYFVWKGVEPDMHPYGACYHDIHERMSTGLIEFLIAHQITTVIVGGLATDYCVKTSVLQLLHAGFKTILNLGACRGLSPHTTQEAIKLMEQKGAILISSSTQLCSSRK, encoded by the coding sequence ATGCTTGAATTAGAATCTAAAATCCATATTGCCAGTTTAGATGTGGATGCCCAAAACAGCTTTACGCCCATTTGCCCAAATGAGCTACCCATCCCTTTGGGCCATGAAATTGTCCATGAACTCAATCAGCAAGGCACTTTTGCACAATTAAGAATAGGAACAAAAGATGCACATCCTGCAAATCCGGTTTGGTTAGCAAATCAAAACCAACCTACACTCTCAGCTATCTCAGGATATCAAAATGTGGATGTACGATGGCCTCAACATTGCGTGCCTGGTAGCTTAGGATTTAAACTCATTGAAGGTTTACCTCATCCTCAAGACTATGATTATTTTGTCTGGAAAGGCGTAGAGCCAGATATGCACCCTTATGGTGCGTGCTACCATGATATCCACGAGCGCATGAGTACAGGGCTGATAGAATTTTTAATAGCGCATCAAATTACCACTGTTATTGTCGGTGGTCTGGCCACAGATTATTGCGTCAAAACAAGCGTTTTACAACTATTGCATGCAGGCTTTAAAACCATTTTGAATTTAGGTGCTTGCAGAGGTTTATCCCCCCATACAACCCAAGAAGCCATTAAGCTTATGGAACAAAAGGGCGCAATACTCATCTCCTCTTCTACACAATTATGCAGCTCGAGAAAATGA
- a CDS encoding bifunctional glycosyltransferase family 2/GtrA family protein produces MYPIIIIPAYQPEQKLITLVEALLKNASLKILIVNDGSDKKCAPIFTHLKKLPQVTVLEHAVNLGKGQALKTAFNHFLTHFDSTHRGVLTADADGQHLPEDIMNLATAFSKDPQSLYLGARAFDKDVPWKSRIGNNLTKLIFRLLIQQSLQDTQTGLRAIPSAFLKTLLKTPSNGYEFELDMLIKATKQNLTMKELTIKTVYNDQNRGSHFNPVIDSLKIYFVFLRFLVFAAISGLIDFLAFSLAFFLSGNILVSESLARLFSGTCNFLFNKELVFKSKANLRFEALKYALLCVVNLVFSYAFIQSLVYFGANVYASKLIALFGLFIANFAIQKLLVFNQPEDSIKGIS; encoded by the coding sequence ATGTATCCCATCATCATAATACCGGCTTATCAACCGGAACAAAAATTGATTACGCTCGTCGAAGCATTGTTAAAAAATGCATCGTTAAAGATCCTCATTGTCAATGATGGGTCAGATAAAAAATGTGCCCCTATTTTTACGCATTTAAAAAAGCTGCCTCAGGTAACTGTTTTAGAACATGCAGTTAACCTAGGCAAGGGACAAGCACTCAAAACGGCCTTTAATCATTTTCTAACTCATTTTGATAGCACGCATCGCGGCGTATTAACCGCAGATGCGGATGGACAACATCTGCCTGAAGATATTATGAATCTTGCAACTGCTTTTAGCAAAGATCCACAATCTCTTTACTTAGGTGCAAGAGCCTTTGACAAAGATGTGCCCTGGAAAAGCCGCATCGGTAATAACCTAACAAAATTAATCTTTAGATTACTGATTCAACAATCACTACAAGACACACAAACGGGTTTAAGAGCCATTCCAAGCGCCTTCTTAAAAACTTTATTAAAGACACCCAGCAATGGATATGAATTTGAGCTAGACATGTTGATCAAAGCAACCAAACAAAACCTCACTATGAAAGAACTTACTATTAAAACCGTTTACAATGATCAGAACAGAGGCTCACACTTTAACCCTGTGATTGATTCCTTAAAAATCTATTTTGTCTTCTTGCGCTTCCTTGTCTTTGCAGCAATCAGTGGACTTATCGATTTTTTAGCATTCTCATTAGCCTTCTTTCTCTCAGGCAATATACTTGTCAGCGAGTCCCTTGCCAGACTATTCTCTGGCACCTGTAACTTCCTCTTCAATAAAGAATTGGTCTTTAAGTCCAAAGCAAATCTTAGATTTGAAGCACTGAAATATGCGCTGCTTTGTGTTGTCAATCTTGTATTTTCATATGCCTTTATTCAAAGCCTTGTTTATTTTGGAGCCAATGTATACGCCAGCAAATTAATAGCACTGTTTGGCTTATTTATTGCAAATTTTGCAATACAAAAACTCTTGGTATTCAATCAACCAGAGGATTCTATTAAAGGGATTAGCTGA
- a CDS encoding NAD+ synthase, giving the protein MKIAVCQLNFKIGDFENNYQKIIDAVHKNVQNADIIVFSELALSGYYPKDLIERPGFVETQNYFVNKLIMASEHIDIAIIIGLIHSAPHTNRHKNKTFYNSLAFIHQGAIRYQYHKMLLPVYNIFDEARHFSPGEEAGYFHFKGFNLGFLICEDGWQTETDIACKRDPIALLQEKALDIVISINASPSNIGKQQERITQFASVAQILKAPLIFCNQVGGNDDLVFDGASFCLHADGQVMDSLAAFAEDCGIVSLENKCLMHTRHSLLKQPLSDVALFYAQTQLGLKDYVTKCGFNSVVIGLSGGIDSALTCALATLALGADKVIALAMPSRYSSEHSISDAIALCERLNIKLHIVSIEEEFKLACTQFSKNFNVLPNPLTEQNIQARIRGRILMQYSNQYGSLVLSTGNKSELSVGYTTLYGDMVGGLNIIGDLYKTEVYALSHYINEIHDNLIPHTIIEKEPSAELAPNQKDSDNLLPYEILDPILRLYLEGDLLSPKPKAAYHSQIAPLSKESIQAVHRQVDLAEFKRKQAPPIIRIQRRAFGMGRQFPIAANFSLPDN; this is encoded by the coding sequence ATGAAAATAGCTGTTTGCCAATTAAATTTTAAAATCGGTGATTTTGAAAATAATTATCAAAAAATAATAGATGCTGTACATAAAAATGTGCAAAATGCTGACATCATTGTATTTTCAGAATTAGCGCTATCCGGGTATTATCCTAAAGATCTGATTGAGCGACCTGGTTTTGTTGAAACCCAAAATTATTTTGTCAATAAACTCATCATGGCAAGTGAGCATATAGATATTGCCATTATCATTGGCTTAATACACTCCGCGCCACACACCAATCGACACAAAAATAAAACTTTTTATAACAGTTTGGCTTTTATTCACCAAGGTGCGATACGCTATCAATATCACAAAATGTTACTGCCTGTTTATAACATATTTGATGAAGCAAGACATTTTTCTCCTGGAGAAGAAGCAGGGTATTTCCATTTCAAGGGATTCAACTTAGGCTTTTTGATCTGTGAAGATGGCTGGCAAACAGAGACTGACATAGCTTGTAAACGAGATCCCATTGCGCTCTTACAAGAAAAGGCGCTAGATATTGTCATTTCTATCAATGCTTCTCCCAGCAATATTGGCAAACAGCAAGAACGAATCACACAATTTGCTTCTGTTGCTCAAATATTAAAAGCCCCTCTCATTTTTTGCAACCAAGTGGGCGGCAATGATGATCTGGTGTTTGATGGCGCAAGTTTTTGCTTACACGCAGATGGTCAAGTCATGGATTCTCTCGCTGCATTTGCAGAGGATTGTGGTATTGTTTCTCTTGAAAATAAATGTCTCATGCATACTAGACACAGTCTCTTAAAACAACCACTTTCAGACGTGGCATTATTTTATGCACAAACACAGCTGGGTTTGAAGGATTATGTCACAAAATGTGGTTTCAACAGTGTGGTGATTGGGCTATCAGGCGGTATTGATTCTGCACTAACCTGCGCTCTTGCAACCTTAGCATTAGGCGCTGACAAAGTAATTGCTTTAGCCATGCCAAGCCGCTATTCAAGTGAGCACAGTATTTCAGATGCCATTGCCTTGTGCGAAAGACTCAATATTAAATTACACATTGTCTCGATTGAAGAAGAGTTTAAGCTCGCCTGCACACAATTTTCCAAGAACTTTAATGTTTTGCCAAATCCTTTGACAGAACAAAATATTCAAGCCCGCATCCGTGGTCGAATACTTATGCAGTATTCAAATCAATACGGCTCTTTGGTCTTATCCACAGGAAACAAAAGTGAACTCAGTGTTGGTTATACAACACTCTATGGTGATATGGTGGGTGGTTTAAATATCATTGGAGATTTATATAAAACAGAAGTATATGCTTTATCACATTATATTAATGAAATACACGATAATTTAATACCACACACGATTATTGAGAAAGAGCCTAGCGCAGAATTAGCGCCCAATCAAAAGGACAGCGATAATTTGCTACCTTATGAAATATTGGATCCTATTTTACGCTTATATTTAGAGGGCGATTTATTGTCCCCTAAGCCAAAAGCAGCGTATCATTCACAAATTGCGCCACTTTCTAAAGAAAGCATTCAAGCGGTACATCGTCAGGTTGATTTAGCAGAGTTCAAGCGCAAACAAGCCCCCCCCATTATACGCATACAACGTCGCGCTTTTGGTATGGGTAGACAATTCCCCATTGCTGCAAATTTTAGTCTCCCAGACAACTAA